In Chrysoperla carnea chromosome 2, inChrCarn1.1, whole genome shotgun sequence, the following proteins share a genomic window:
- the LOC123292232 gene encoding ADP-ribosylation factor-like protein 5B, translating into MGLLFSKLWSLFGNEEHKIVMVGLDNAGKTTILYQFLMNEVVHTSPTIGSNVEEVVWKNIHFIMWDLGGQQSLRAAWSTYYTNTEFVILVIDSTDRERLTVTREELYRMLAHEELSKASVLIYANKQDLKGSMTAAEISRQLDLTSIKQQQWHIQSCCALTGEGLYQGLEWIVSRLKRK; encoded by the exons AACATAAGATTGTAATGGTTGGCTTAGACAATGCAGGTAAAACGACAATCTTATATCAATTCTTAATGAATGAAGTCGTTCACACGAGTCCAACAATTGGATCCAATGTGGAGGAAGTCGTTTGGaagaatatacattttataatgtgGGATTTAGGTGGTCAGCAATCATTACGGGCAGCTTGGAGTACATACTATACGAATACAGAA tTTGTAATATTAGTGATCGATTCAACGGATCGAGAACGTTTAACAGTTACCAGAGAAGAATTGTATCGTATGTTAGCGCATGAAGAATTATCAAAAGCTAGTGTTTTAATTTATGCAAATAAACAA GATTTAAAAGGTTCCATGACAGCCGCTGAAATATCCAGACAGTTGGATTTAACATCGATTAAACAACAACAATGGCATATACAATCGTGTTGTGCCCTGACGGGTGAAGG attatATCAAGGCTTGGAATGGATAGTGAGTCGATTAAAGCGGAAATGA